The nucleotide sequence GGGTCCCCCGTTGGTTCGGCGCCGTGCGGCGGCGTCGTCACATCACAGCGGCCGCGGTGACCGCGGCGCCGCCGCACTGCGCGCGTGGTGTCGTCAGACGGCGAGCGCCTGGGCCCGGCGCTTCACCTCCGTGCCGCGATTCTCGCTGAGCGCCTGCGCGGGGGTGCCCGGCAGGCTCGGGTCGGGGGTGAAGAGCCATTCCAGCATCTCTTCGTCGGAGAAGTTGTCGTCCTTCAGGAGCGTCAGGGTACCGGCGAGGCCCTTGACGACCTTGTCGCCGTCGATGAAGGCGGCGGGCACCTGAAGCGCCCGGTTCTCCCCACGGCGCACGGCGATGAGCTGGCCTTCCTTCACCAGCTGCCGCACGCGCGTCACCTGGACATCGAGCATTTCCGCGATGTCCGGCAGGTAGAGCCAGGCGGGGACGAGCGCATCGATCTTCATGTCAATCTCAGTCACAGGACAAGCCTGCCATCCCGGACTGACAGACGGTAGCGGGAAAGGGCGGCCGGGCCCGTCAGAGAGGCGTCAGCGACGGCACAGGAGGGCGCTCATCGGACGGCCTTCTTCAGGGGCAGGGCCGGATCGGCGACCAGTTCCGGGTCGAGCGCGGCGCCCGCCTCGATGAGTTTGCGGCCCTGGGTCAGATCCCGTGGCCGGCCGACGGCGAGCAGCGCGACCGCGACGCCGTCCCGCAGCCACACCACCGACCAGGCGGCGCTCGCCGGGTCGCCGCGCCACACCAGGGTGTCGGCGGCGGCGTGATGGCCCGCGTACTGCACGAAACGGCCGAACTGCTCGGACCAGAAGTACGGCACCGGGTCGTAGACCCGCTCGCTCTCGCCGACGATCTGCGCGGCGACCGTGCGCGGCCCCTGGAGGGCGTTGTCCCAGTGGTGGACGAGCAGCCGCTCGCCGTAGCGGGCGGAGGGGAACGAGGCGCAGTCGCCGACCGCGTACACCCCGGGCGCCGAGGCCCGCAGCCGCTCGTCGGCGGCGATCGCGCCGTCGGGGCCGAGCGCGATGCCGGAGCCGGCCAGCCAGCCGGTCGCGGGCCGGGCGCCGATGCCGACGACGACCGCGCCGGCGGGCAGCTGGCGGCCGTCGGCGAGGATCACCGTGCCCGGTTCGACGCCGGTGACCCGGGTGCCGGTCAGCAGCTCGGCGCCGCTCTCCGCGTACCAGTCGGCCATCGGAGTGGCGACCTCGGCGGGCAGGACGCCGGCCAGCGGCCGGTCGGCCGCCTCGACGACCGTCACGACACACCCGGCCTCGCGGGCGGCGGTCGCGAACTCCGCGCCGATCCAGCCGGCGCCGACCACCACGACCTCGTGCTGTCGCGCGAGCACCGGCCGCAGCCGCTCGGCGTCGTCCAGGGTGCGCAGCGTGTGGACACCGGCCACGCCCTCGGTGCCCGGCAGGACGATCGGCTCGGCCCCACAGGCGATGACGAGCACGTCGTACGGGACGGGCCCGGCGGCCGTGTCGACCTCGCGCGCCTGCGGACGTACGCCGGTGGCATCGACGCCGAGCCGCAGGTCGACGCCGAGCGCGGCGAAGTCGATGTCGAAGGCGGAGCCCTCTGCGGTGCCGAGCAGCACCGCCTTGGACAGCGGCGGCCGGTCGTAGGGCGGATGCGCCTCGGCGCCGATCAGCGTGACGGGACCGCGGTGGCCGCTCTCCCGCAGCGCGACGGCGGTCTGCACGCCCGCCATGCCGGCGCCGACGATGACGACCCGGGGCTGTTCCGTCTGTCTCTGCTCATCGCTCACCCGGTCACCCTATGAGTTACCGGTCACCCGGTGCGGACGAGTCCGTGCAGCGAGCGGGCCACGGCGGGGCACTCCCTTTCGACGCACGGCGGCACGGGGTTACGCTGGCGGCTGACACTACCTCGCGGGAGCCCGGACGCATCGGGCTGAGAGGGAGGCTGCTGCGGCCTCCGACCGTACGAACCTGATCCGGGTCATGCCGGCGAAGGGAGGGGCTGGACGCCCATGCAGTCGTCTCACCCAACTCAGCCATCTCGTCCGGCCGGTGCCGATGTCCTGATCGTCGGGGGCGGGGTCATCGGTCTGGTCACGGCCTGGCGCGCGGCGCAGCGCGGGCTGCGGGTCACGGTCGCCGATCCGGCCCCCGGCGGCGGCGCGGCGCAGGTCGCCGCCGGGATGCTCGCCGCCGTCACCGAACTCCACTACGGCGAGCAGACGCTGCTCGGGCTCAACCTGGCGTCCGTGGAGCGCTATCCGGAGTTCGTCGCGGAGCTGGAGGCGGCGAGCGGCCGGGACACCGGCTACCGCACCTGCGGCACCCTCGCCGTCGCCCTCGACGCCGACGACCGCGCCCATCTGCGTGAACTGCACGCCCTCCAGCAGGGTTCGGGGCTGACGTCCGACTGGCTCAGCGGCCGGGAGTGCCGGCGCCTCGAACCGCTGCTCGCACCCGGCGTACGGGGCGGGCTGCGGGTGGACGGCGACCACCAGATCGACCCCCGCCGGCTCACCGCGGCGCTGCTGGCGGCCTGCGAGCGTGCCGGTGTGGTGTTCCGGCGCCACTGGGTCGAACGGCTCGCGGTGGCGGCCGACCGGGCCGTCGGCGCCGTACTGGACGACGGCACCGAACTCGCCGCCGACCAGGTGGTGCTGGCGGCCGGCTCGCTCAGCGGGCGGCTCGCCGGGGTCCCGGCGGACGTGCTGCCGCCGGTGCGGCCGGTCAAGGGCCAGATACTGCGGCTGACCGTGCCGGAGCGGTACGCGCCTTTCCTGTCCAGGACCGTACGGGCCGTGGTGCGCGGCAGCGACGTGTATCTGGTGCCGCGCGAGAACGGCGAGCTGGTCGTCGGCGCGACGAGCGAGGAACAGGGCTGGGACACGACGGTCACGGCGGGCGGTGTGTACGAATTGCTGCGCGACGCGCATGAGCTGATCCCCGGCATCACCGAACTGCCGCTGACCGAGACCCGGGCGGGTCTGCGGCCCGCGTCCCCCGACAACGCGCCGCTGCTCGGGCCGACCGCGCTGCCGGGGCTGCATCTGGCCACCGGCCACTTCCGCAACGGCGTGCTCCTCGCGCCGGTCACCGGCGACGCGCTGGCTGCCGTCCTGACCACGGGCGAACTTCCGCCCGAGGCGCGGCCGTTCACCCCGCTCCGGTTCTCGCCTGCCGCCACCTCCGTACGTCAGGAGCAGCCCGTATGAGCAGCGAAGCACGCACCGGCGTCAGGGTCTCCGTCAACGGCGAGCAGCGGGACCTCCCCGCCGCCACCACGCTCGCGACACTCGTGGCCGGCTTCACGGCCGCGCCGTCCGGTGTGGCGGCCGCCGTCAACGAG is from Streptomyces sp. NBC_00370 and encodes:
- the thiO gene encoding glycine oxidase ThiO; amino-acid sequence: MQSSHPTQPSRPAGADVLIVGGGVIGLVTAWRAAQRGLRVTVADPAPGGGAAQVAAGMLAAVTELHYGEQTLLGLNLASVERYPEFVAELEAASGRDTGYRTCGTLAVALDADDRAHLRELHALQQGSGLTSDWLSGRECRRLEPLLAPGVRGGLRVDGDHQIDPRRLTAALLAACERAGVVFRRHWVERLAVAADRAVGAVLDDGTELAADQVVLAAGSLSGRLAGVPADVLPPVRPVKGQILRLTVPERYAPFLSRTVRAVVRGSDVYLVPRENGELVVGATSEEQGWDTTVTAGGVYELLRDAHELIPGITELPLTETRAGLRPASPDNAPLLGPTALPGLHLATGHFRNGVLLAPVTGDALAAVLTTGELPPEARPFTPLRFSPAATSVRQEQPV
- a CDS encoding Rv2175c family DNA-binding protein — encoded protein: MTEIDMKIDALVPAWLYLPDIAEMLDVQVTRVRQLVKEGQLIAVRRGENRALQVPAAFIDGDKVVKGLAGTLTLLKDDNFSDEEMLEWLFTPDPSLPGTPAQALSENRGTEVKRRAQALAV
- a CDS encoding NAD(P)/FAD-dependent oxidoreductase → MSDEQRQTEQPRVVIVGAGMAGVQTAVALRESGHRGPVTLIGAEAHPPYDRPPLSKAVLLGTAEGSAFDIDFAALGVDLRLGVDATGVRPQAREVDTAAGPVPYDVLVIACGAEPIVLPGTEGVAGVHTLRTLDDAERLRPVLARQHEVVVVGAGWIGAEFATAAREAGCVVTVVEAADRPLAGVLPAEVATPMADWYAESGAELLTGTRVTGVEPGTVILADGRQLPAGAVVVGIGARPATGWLAGSGIALGPDGAIAADERLRASAPGVYAVGDCASFPSARYGERLLVHHWDNALQGPRTVAAQIVGESERVYDPVPYFWSEQFGRFVQYAGHHAAADTLVWRGDPASAAWSVVWLRDGVAVALLAVGRPRDLTQGRKLIEAGAALDPELVADPALPLKKAVR
- the thiS gene encoding sulfur carrier protein ThiS, with the translated sequence MSSEARTGVRVSVNGEQRDLPAATTLATLVAGFTAAPSGVAAAVNETVVPRGRWSSTLLGDGDRVEILTAVQGG